The nucleotide sequence CACGGTGACCTGGTGACCGGCACGGTGCAGCGCGATAGCGGCGGTGAGGCCGCCGATACCGGCACCGGCGATGGCAATGTTCAGGGAAGACATGGACGGCTCCTGCTCAGGGTTTCGGTTTGTCGGTAAGAAATTTGCCTTGCGGCGCCTCGACGTGTTGCTGGCGCCGGGTATGGCCGTCGATGCCACCGGCAATCGCCCATTCGGCGAACACCGTAGGCCCGGGTTCAAAGCTGCGCGGCTGCCATTCGCCGGTCAGTTGGTCTTCGTCGGCGTAGTACTCCACCAGCGCCCCGGCCGGGTTTTTGAAGTACCAGAAGAACGCCGATGAAACCGGATGGCGTCCCGGGCCGATCTCGGTCGGCCAGCCGCTGCGGGACACATGCATGCCGCCACCGAACACTTCGTGGACGTCGCGCACGGTAAAGGCCACATGGTTCAGGCCGGCCCGGGGTGCCGGCAGTTGCAGCATGAACAGATCGTGATGGCCGCCTTCTTCGGCGGTGCGCAAAAAGGCCCCGCGGTCCGGATAGCGGTCCGAGGCCTGGAAGCCGAAACGCTCGTGGTAGAAGGCTTCGCAGGCATTCACATCCTTGACGAAAAACACCACATGCCCGACCTCAATTGGCGTGGCGCGCTCATAGATCGGCGCCGCCTTGTTGATCCGGCCCTTGGTCTGCCAGGTGTTGTGGCCGCTGCATTCGATATCGAGCTCGCGCTTGCGGGTGACTTGCAGGCGGATCGCCAGGCCATTGGGATCGGTGCAGCCGATGCGCCCGTCGCGCTCGACAAAATCCGGATCGCGGGCGATGCGTTCGCTGTACAGCGCCAGGTCCGCCGCGTTGGCCACGCCCCACACTACTTCGCGCACGGTGGACCCGGCCTCGATGGCGGGCGGCAGGCCCGGTTTGTTCAGATCGGCAAGCACCACGCGGCAGCCGTTGAGGGTTTCAAAAATCACTTCATCGGGCTGGGTGCTGACTTGCTTGAGGCCCCAATCGCTGAAAAAACGCACGCAGGTGTCGAGGTCCTCGACGCCATAGGTGACTTCATCAATACCTAAAACGCTCATAGCGTTACCTCTCGCGGCACACCGGCCCAGGCCAGTGGCTGTTCGTTCATGCCCCAGTAGAGGCTCTTCTGTTCCATGTATTGCAGGATCCCCAGGCGACCTTTTTCGCGGCCCAGGCCACTGTCGCGCCAGCCGCCAAAGGGCGTGGAAATCGAGAACTGCTTGTAGGTGTTGATCCACACGGTGCCGGCCTGCAAACGTCGGCCCAGGGCCCAGGCGCGCTTGTAATCGCGGGTCCAGATACCGGCGGCGAGGGCGTACAGGCTGTCATTGGCCTGCTCCAGCAGTTGGGTTTCGTCGTCGAACGGCATGGCCACCAGCACCGGGCCGAAGATCTCTTCCTGGCACACCTGCTGGTGGTTGCCCAGGCCTTCGAGGATGGTCGGCGGGTAGAAGTAGCCTTGATCGTAGAGACCGCCGCTGGGCCGCTGCCCGCCGAGGCGCAGGCGGCCGCCTTCGGCCAGGCCGAGGGCGACGTAGCGCTCGACTGATTCACGGTGGGCGGCGCTGATCAGCGGGCCCATTTGCGTGTTTTCGTCAGCCGGGTCACCGACCCGCAGATTGGCGGCGGCGGCGACTAAACGCTGCATGAACGGCTCGTATAACGCGCGCGCCACGAACAACCGCGAGCCAGCGATGCAGGCCTCGCCCGAGGAGCTGAAAATGCCGTACAGCACGCCGGCCACCGCATGATCGAGATCGGCATCTTCCAACACAATGGTTGGCGACTTGCCGCCCAGTTCCAGGGACACCGGCATCATCTTGTCGGCGGCAATATGCGCGATGTGCTTGCCGGTGCTGGTGCCGCCCGTGAACGACACGCGCTTGACCAGTGGATGACGGGTCAATGCATCGCCCAGCAGCGAGCCTTTGCCCGGCAACACGCTGATCAAGCCCTTGGGTAGGCCGGCCTCTTCGCACAGGCGCGCCAGGCGCAGGGCCAGCAGCGGGGTGATTTCTGCCGGCTTGATCACCACCGCATTGCCCGCTGCCAGGGCTGGCGCGACCTTCTGCGCTTCGCTGGCGATGGGCGAGTTCCACGGGGTGATTGCGGCGACCACGCCCATCGGTTCGTACACGCTCATGCTGACGAAATCACCGCGCGAGGGCGTAATGGTTTCTTCCAGGGTTTCGCAGGCTGCGGCGAAAAACTGGAACGTACCGGCGGCGCTGGCCACCAGGGCGCGGGTTTCGCTGATGGGCTTGCCGTTGTCCTGGCGCTGCAGTTGCGCCAGTTCTTCGCTGTGCTGGCGGATCAGCTCGGCAATGCGATACAGCACACCGGCCCGCTCGTGAGGTTTGCGCTGCGCCCAGCCGCTGTGCAGGAATGCTTGGTGCGCGCCCTGGATGGCGTCTTCGACGTCTTGCAGGTCGGCGGCATTCAGCCAGGCGACGGCCTCGCCGGTGGCCGGGTAGCGGCTGGCGTAGCGCGCGCCACGGCCCAGGCGCCACTCGCCGGCGATGCAGATAGGTAAAGTCTGTCCGAGGGTCATCGACCGGCTCCTAAATCGAAATCGCATGGGCGTGGTTGCCCAAGGCACGGACCACGCTGTAAACGGTCAGCGCCGAGGTCTTGGGGTTGGCCAGCAGCGGTTTGCCGCGCAGGCTCAACTCGAAACCGCCAAAGGCGCCACGGGCTTCAAAGTGGTGAACGTTTTCATCGCTGTGGGGGTCGGCGATCAGCGTGACCTGCGTGCGATCCAGGCCAAGTCCGGCCAGTGACAGGGTGGCGGCGACGTTGGCGTTCTTGGGGTACAGCCGCGCCGCTTCGCGGGCGCTGCCCTGGAAGATCACCGTGGCTTCGCTGATGGTGTCCAGGTTGCAGGCCTGCTCGCCGGGCGTGTTCTTCCAGGCGTGGGCCGGCTTGCGCCCGGTGTAGTTGACCGAGTCGAGCCCGCCGACCTTGGCCGCAGACAATGCATCGATGCCGCCAATGGCGCCGGGCAGCAATTCGATACGCGTGTGGCCGCGCTCGGCAGCCGCTTCCAGGCGTTCCACCAGACCGACCTCGGACAAGGCGCCGACCGACACGATCAGGCAGGCGATACCGCGTTCCAGCGCCGGCAGCACGTGTTCTTCAATCGCCCGGTGGCCGGCGCATTCCACCAGAAAATCCGGGCGGGCGTCGGCGGGCAATGCCGTGAGCACCTGCGGTGGCCGCTTGAAACTGGCCAGGCGCTGGCGCACCAGGGCTTTGGAACCTTCGGATGCGATGACGTAGTCCACGCACAGCTGCGGGTCGTTCTCCAACAACTCGAGCACGCCGACGCCAATGGCGCCGCAGCCGATCATCGTAATATGCAACATGCGGCGATCCTCAGGCGGAAGCCTTCTGGGCTTTGGTTTCGCTGTTGGGCGGGCCGGCAAACTGGGTGGCGAAGTTGCCGACGCTGAGCATGTCGACTTCCAGCAGGAACGGGCCGGGCTGGCTCAGGGCACTGTCGACCACACGGCCGAAGTCCTTGAGGTCGGTGACCAGGCCATGACGCAACCCCAAGGCGTCGGCGAGCTTGGTGTAGTCCGGGGTGTGCAGGTCGACGTAGCAATGACGGCTGCCGTAGACCGCGTCCTGGATATTGCGGATCACCCCGTAGCGCTGGTCGTTCATCAACAGGATCACCAGGTTGGCGCGCTCCTGGACCAGGGTCGCCAGCTCACCGAGGTTGAGGATGAAGCCACCATCGCCGGCCAGGGCAAACACCTTGCGTTCGGGGGCGGTTTCGGCAGCGGCCACGGCAGCGCCGATGCCCATGGCCAAGCCCTGGCCGATACCGCCACCGAGGGCATGCACCCCGGCGCGCGGGTGGTAAAGGTTGAGCAGGCGGTTGCCCCAGATGCTGTTGGACAGGGTTACGTCGCGCACCCAGGAGAAGTTGCGGCCGGTGCTGGCTTGCAGCTGCTCGACCATCGCCGAGTACGGCCCCAGGTCGGCCACCAGTTGGCGGCGCGATTGCGCGCGGACCGCCTTGAGTTCGGCAAGGAAGTTCGGATCGGTGTGCAGGCGCCCTTCAAGGCGATCGGCCAGGCCTTCCAGCGCCAGGGCGGCATCGCCGCAGATAAACAACTCGCTGGCGTAGCTGCGGCCCTCGATGGCCGGGTTGGCGTCGATACGCAGGGTGTTGCGCGGCAGTTTCAGGGCGTACTTGAAGGTCTCGTTACTGCGCAGGCGCGAACCTGCGATCAGCAGCGCATCGCAGGTTTGCAGAAACTGCTCGACCTGCTTGTTCTGTGAAAAAGCACCCAGGCAGCGCTCGTCATCTTCGTTGACCACGCCACGGCCCTGGGTGGAAGTGATCACCCCCACGCCCATCGCCAGCAGGCGCTTGACCTGCGCGCCGGCATGCCGCGCACCGCCGCCGAGCCACAGCATCGGGCGCTTGGCACCGGCCAGCCGTTCGGCCACCAGGTCGAGGGCGTCCGGTGCCGGCACGGCGACCGGGATCGGCAGTGGCGACAGGTCGGTCGGCATCGGGATAAAGGTCGACTGGATATCGATCGGGATCTCGACGCTCACCGGGCCGGTCGGCGCGGTCAGGGCGGTCTGCACGGCCAGCTTCAGGGTGCTGATGGCGGTTTCGACGCTGCGCACACGAAAGGCTGCCTTGGACACCGCCTTGAGCATGTTCAACTGGTCGCGGGCTTCGTGGATATAAGCCAGTTCCTGATCCAGGTACGGCGTTTCGATCTGCCCGGTGATGTGCAGCAGCGGCGTGCCGGCAGTCTGCGCTTCCACCAGGGCACCAGCGGCATTGCCGGCGGCGGTGCCGGTGGACGTCAGGCATACGCCCAGGCCGCCGGTGGTGCGGGCATAGGCGTCGGCCATGTTCGCCGCGCCGGCTTCGCCACGAGCCATGACGAAGCGGATATTGCCGCGCACCGCAAAGGCATCGAGGATCGGCATGTTGTGGATCGAGATCACGCCGAACGCCGCCTTGACGTCGCATTGTTCGAGAAAGGCGGTGATGGCAGCGCCGACAGTCACAGTATTTTCATTACGCATGGCGGGACAGGCCTCCGGATACATCGATATGGCTGCCTGTGGTGTAAGCCGACAGAGGCGAGGCCAGAAACAGGATCGCGCGGGCCGCTTCAATCGGCAGGCCCAGGCGCCCCAAGGGAATGTGTTTGCGTTGTGCCAGCTGGGCGGTCCATTGCGCCCAGTCGAGGTGGCGCTCTTCGCGCGCCTCGAAACGTCGACGCCATTGCCCGGATTCCACCAGGCCAATCAGGATGCCGTTGACGCGGATGCCCTGGGGGGCGAATTCGGTGGCCATCGAACGCACCAGGTTCATCACCCCGGCGCGAGCGGCCGAGGTGGCAACCATGTGTGGTTCAGGCTGGCTGGCCAGCAGCGAGTTGACGCAGACGATGGCGGCGTCGACCTGGCTTTCCAGCTGGCGTTTGAAGGCGTGGACCGGGTTGATCACCGAGAAGAATTTCAGGTTCAGCTCTTCGGTCCAGGCGCTGTCGGTGGTATCGGCAAATGTCGAGACCCGGCCTTGCCCGGCGTTATTGATCAAGATGCCTGCCGGGCCGAGCGCGGCGAGGCTGGCGGCGGCAAAGGCGTTGACCGATTCGGCATCGAGTACGTTACAGGCGTGGGCCAGCAGCCGCGCCTGGGGGAAGCGCTGGCGCAAGCTGGCTTCGGCGCTGCGCAGGCGCTCTGGGTCACGGCCGCAGAACGCCACGCCGGCACCGCTTTCCAGCAACAGCTCGACGCAGGCCAGGCCGATGCCCGAAGAGCCTCCGGTGACGATTGCAACATGACCCTGCAAGGGAAAAAGGCTCATCTCAATCTCTCATCAAGGCGGTCACGCGCGGCTGCCCACTATGGGCGCCGCCGTTGTAGTTGAGCAGGCGTGACAGTTCGTCAGCGCTGCGGCGCACTTGGGTCAGCAGTTCTTCAAAATTCACATGACCGATTTGCGTGGTCGCAATAGTCACGCCTAGGGCAGCGACGATGCTCCCGCTCTGGTCACGTACGGGCGCGGCCACCGTGGAAATCGCCGACTCAAAGAACCCTTCGCCGCTGATAAAACCGCGCTGGCGGTCGGCCTGCACCAGGTCGAACAGCTCCAGCACCGTCTTGGGCGTGCAGGGCGAGTGCTGTTCCAGATGCTCTTCGGGGTACAGCTCGCGCAGTTCGGCCAGCGACAGGTCTTCGAGGAGGATGCGCCCCAACACGGTGGCGTGCGCCGGCAGACGGGTGCCGACGTTGACCGCATTGGAAAACACCGAAGGCGGCGAAACCTTGGCCACGTAGACGATCGAGCGCCCGTCGCGCACCACCAGGTTGCTCGGGTAGTTGAGGCGGTCACACAAGCGCGCCAGCAACGGCTGGCCAAGCTCGGTCAGCTCCAGCGAAGCGAGGTATTCGAAGCCCAGGCGCAGCACCGACATGCCCAGGCGGTATTCGTTGCCGCTGCGGGTGACGAAGCCCATGGTTTCCAGGGTGGTTAGCAAGCGGAAAATGGTCGAGCGCGGCAGCGCCAGGCGGCGTGCCAGTTCCGGCGCGGTCAGGGTGCGGTTGCGCCGGCTGAATTCGCAGAGCAGCAACAACCCGCGCTCAAGGCCAGGCACGATGTATTTGTCCTGGGCATCCTTCAACAGATCGGAATCGTTCATAGGCGTGTACCTGTCAGGGATTGTTGGATGGCAAAGGCCAGGCGACCGGCTACCACCTGCGGTTGTTCGATGGGGCTGGCATGACCGGCGTCGGCAATCAGGTTGAAGCCGGCGCCCAGCGCCTTGGCTACGCTCAGGCAGGTTTGGGCGGTGGTGATGCTGTCGGCCTCGCCGCAATGCACTTCGCAGGGCATGTCGGGCTGGCCGTGGCGCAACAGGTCATCACCGCACAACAACTCGATTGCCTGGCGATAGCCGACCGGGTTCAGGCGCTCCATGTTCCAACGCACCCAGGCCAGGGCCTGGGGCGTGGCACAAGGCGACAGCATGTGGGCGCTGCGTTCTTTGGCCAGGCCGGCGATACCCAGGCGTTGCAGATTGTCCAGGCGTTGCTGGCGTACCTGCTGGCGCTGCGCGGCGTGTTGCGGTGCGCCATAGCCGCGAGCCGGGCTGATCAATATCAGGCGGCTCACTCGATTGGCCTGTGAGCTACGCGCCAGCGCCAGGGCGGTCAACGCGCCGAGGGAGTGGCCCACTAGCACGCACTGCTCGACACTCAGGGCATCCAGCATCTGTGCCAGCCGCGTCGCGTACTGCTCGGCCTTCGGCGCGTCTGACTCCAGGGGGCTGGAATCACCGTAGCCCGGCGCGTCCCAGGCGATGACCCGAGCGCGGGGCGCCAAGTGTTGGGCCACTTGCAGCCAGGACGCCGCCCCGGAGCCGATGCCGTGCAGCATGACCACTGTCGGCCCCGCGCCACATTCGCGCAGCGCCTGCCGGCCACCGGCTGCGAGCACCAGGCGCTGGGGAAAGTCGCGCTCCAACTGGGCTTGCAGGTCAGCCGTCGGCGGGGCTTGAGAGAGTCCTGGCAACATGGGCTTATCCGCGCTTGATCGAAGCCAGAGGGTGCTCTGGCGGATAGGTCGGGGTGATCGGTTTTTTCGCGCCGAGCATCACGCACATCAGCGCGTCTTCATCGCCGATGTTGATTTCTTCGCGGTACACACCTGGCGGCACGGAAATCACGTCGCGGTCGGTAAGGATCGTCTCGAAGCGCTCGCCGTCTTTTTCCAGCACGACCTTGAGCTTGCCGCGCAACACGAAGAACACTTCCTCGACATCGATATGCAGGTGCGGCGGGCCTTCGTGGCCGGCCGGAATCACCATGGTGGAGAAGGTGAAGTGCTCGGACGGGATGGTGTTCATGTCGGTGCTGATACCGGTGCCGCCGGTGCCGATGTAGCGCATTTGCGCACGACGGAATTTGGGGTCGTAGTCGGCCTGGAATTTCAGTGCATCCCAGTCGTACTTGCGTGTCTCGTAGCGGGCGATGCGCGTGCTCATCCAGCTTTCAAGGCTGGCGCCGGCGGGGCGGTCCCAGCTTTTCGGGGTGTCGTTTTGGGCAGATAGATCAGTCATGACAGTCTCCAGATCAAGGCATGACAAACCCGCCGTTGACCGGCAGGGTTTGTCCAGTGATGAAGCGGGCAAGGTCAGAGAGCGCGAACAGCACGGCGCCGCTGACGTCTTCGGGCAGTTGCGGGCGTTGGATGGCCCGCTGGTCGTTGTACAAGCGGTGGCGCGCCTCCGGCACGTAGGCGGTGGCTTCCACTAGCACCAAGCCTGGGGCAATCGCGTTGACCGTGATGTTGTCGGCGCCCAGTTCGCGGGCCAGGCTGCGGGTCATGGCGATGATTGCGCCCTTGCTGGCGACGTAAGCCAGCAGGTTCGGTGCCCCCCACAACGGAGTGTCCGAAGCCAGGTTGACGATGGCGCCCTGGCCGCTGGCGCGCAGTGCCGGCAGGCAGGCGGTGGTCATCAACCACGTGCCGCGCACATTGACTTGCATCACTTGGTCCCAGGTGTCGATGCTCAGTGCTTCGCAGCCCTTGCCGCCGGAGTTGGTGATGGAGGCGTTATTCACCAGGCCATCGAGACCGCCCAGTAGGCCGAGTGTCGAGTCGATACACGCCTGGATCGAGGTCGGCTGCGCCAGATCCACCGTCACGGCCTGCACGTCCAGGCCCTGGGCCTGTAGTTCACAGGCGGTCTGTTGCACACGTTCGTCCAATACATCGGCGATCACCACGCGGGCACCGGCACGGCCGATGGCCTGGGCGAACGCGTAGCCAAGGCCACGGGCGCCGCCGGTGACCAGCACCCGGCGACCTTCAAGCAAACGGTTCTGGATACTCATCATTGCGTGCTCAACATGGCTTTGGGCATGTAGTGCAGGACACGTTTTTCTGCCCAGACCACCGCGCCGTAAGCGATCACCCCGATCAGGGTGAGCATGACAATAGCGACGAATACGCCGGCCGTATTGCCCTGGCCTTCAGCGTCCACCAGCAGGAAACCCAGGCCCTGGTTGCCGCCCACCAGCTCGCCGACGGTGACGCCGATCACCGCCAGGGTCGAGGCAATGCGCAGACCGGAAAACAGCGCGGCCATGGCCGAGGGGAACTCCACCAGGCGGAAAATCTGCCAGCGGCTGGCGTTCATGGTGCGCACCAGGTTGATCATGTCTGGATCGACCGTACGGATCGCCGAGAGCACGTTGATCATCACCGGGAAAAATACGATCAGGATCGCGATCAGAATCTTCGGGTAAATGGTGTAGCCCAGCCACATCACAAAGAGCGGCGCAAAGGCAACTTTGGGGGCGATCTGCAACGCCAAAATATAAGGCGATAACATCGCCTCGGCGGCGGGCGAGAGGCCCAGAGACACGCCGATCACCACACCCAGCAGCGCGCCGAGGGCGAAGCCGACGACGATTTCCAGCGCGGTGATCAGGGTATGTTGCAGCAAGCCGCCGCTGTGCCACATCACCAGGCTTTCCTGGGCCACGCGACTCAGTTTTGGCATGACGAATTCGGGCATGCCGAGCCATCCTGGTCCCCATTGCCAGAGCACCAGGAACAGGATCAGCAGCGCGACGCTACCGAGCGCGGAGTTGTTCAGACTTTTCATCGTGTGCGTACCTTATTGGCCCGGTTGCTTATTGCGCAGCGGCCGGGCTATCGACGAATTGGTTGGTGAAGAGATCCGCAAGCGGGGTCTCCTGGGTGACGATGCCTTCGCTGACGTAGAACTGGCGGACCTTGTCCAGGCGCTCCGGGTCGATGTGTCCGAGTACGCTCTGATTGGCATAGACGTGTTCGATGTAGAGCTTGAAAACCTTCTCCAGCGAGTCTTCCTTGCCGGCATATGCCGGTACCGCCTGTGCAAAGGTCACGGCGGCTGCGCGTGGGTCCTGGATGATGTCGCGCATGCCTTGCAGGGTCGCCTGGACCACGCCGCGCACGACCTCTGGTTGGTTCTTGATGGCGTCGTCGGAGGCGAGAATCGCCTGGGCCATGCTTTCGAAAATCTGCGTCTGGGGGATCAGCTTGATCTGCACGCCGGCTTCTTCGGCGTTGACCACCCAGTCCGGCACACCGGCCATGGCCTGGGCCTTGTCGGCCGAGAACAGCTGCCAAACCCCGGCAGGGCCAGCGGCCTGGATATTCACGTCGGTCTTGCTCAGTCCTGCCTTGCGCAACGAGGCGAGCAGGGCGTAGTAGGTAGTGTCGGAGTACGACATTACCGTCATGGTCTTGCCCTTGAGATCGCTGATGGCGTTGATGTTTTCTTTGGCGTTGGTAGCAATCATCGTCACCCCGCCGGATCCCAGAACCGCCACGGCGCGCACCGGAATGCCGTTGGCCCGGACGACAATCGGCGTGTCACCGATGGCGCCGCCGAGCAGGGCGTTACCGGCGCCAATCTGCTTGGCCACGTCCACGCCGCCCTTGGCGGCGATAAAGGACAGGTTCAGGTCTTGAGCCGCGTAGTAACCTTTTTCCTTGGCAATAATCCACGGTGCAAACGCGGGCGAGTTGGGCGGTGCCGGCAGCAGGTAGGTAACATCGGTCGGCTGTGCCTGGGCGACACAGGCCAGGCCGAGGCCAAGGCTGAGTGTACTGAGACGTTGAAACAAAAACTTGAGCATGAGAACTCCTGAATCGGTTGGGACCGCAAAGGCGTGATCAATGCAGTTCGGTGTTTGCGCCGACTTGCAGCAACTCCATCAGGCGGCCCACCAACGGGCCGATTTCCGGCAGCTTGCGGCGCTCCAGCGGGTTGTCGCGAAACGGCAGGTCGATACTGATTTCTTCAACGATGGTGCCGGGGCGGGCGCTCATGACCAGCAACCGGTCAGACATGGCTATGCCTTCGATCAGGTCGTGGGTGATGAACAGCGCGGTCTTCTTTTCGTCGAACAGCATCCGCGCCATGTCCTGTTGCAGGATCATCTTGGTCTGGGCATCGAGGGCGGAAAACGGTTCGTCGAGGAACAGCACCTGCGGATCAATAGCCAGGGTGCGGGCCAGGGCGGCGCGCTGGCGCATGCCACCGGACAGTTGGAACGGGTAGTGATCGGCGAAACCGTTGAGGTGACAGCGATCAAGTAAGTCGAGGGCCACCTTCTTCCGGGTGGCGGCGGGCACGCCCTGAATCTCCAGCCCCAGCTCGACGTTGCGGCGGATGCTGCGCCAGGGCATCAGCAAGTCTTTTTGCAGCATGAAGGCGACCTGCGGCACAGGACCTGTGACCGGCTCGCCACCGACAAAGACCTCACCTTCGCTCGGACGGTACAGACCAGAACCCATATTCAGAATGGTGCTCTTGCCACAACCGGAAGGGCCGATGATCGAGACCACTTCACCCCGGCGAATCTTGAAATTTACCTCGCGGATGGCAAACGGCGCGTCTGTTTTGCCTTTGGCCGGGAAACATTTACCGACATTGCGAAATTCGATTTCAGTCGGTTCCAGATCTTCCTTAAGCGCGGGCTTATTCCATTGGGGTGTCACGGCGTACATCTCTTTCACAGCCATTGGGAGGGTTCTCTGGTCTGTTTTATAGGTGATACGACGTTTAGTGCATGAACAATGCCAGTGAGTTATTTCCTACGTTAATAGAGTGATTAGTATTGAATATCAGATGGTTAGGGGAAAATATCGAAAAGCTTGACGTTTCATATATGAAACGTTGCTTCTTATATGGCACGAAATTGCACACCGCCCGTGGAAGTTGCGAGAAGTTGATGCTTTTCAGGTAACGCGAGAAAGTTACGAAAGGGCTTATTTGTTTTATATATAAAACGCACGCTGTAGGAGCGAGCTTGCTCGCGAAAAACCTGAGGTCGCGGCGTTGATTCAGAATGCCCGCGTTATCGTTAACGCTTTTCGCGAGCAAGCTCGCTCCTACCAAAGGGGGCGGCACATCATGAAACGAGGGCAAAAAAAAGGGCCTGAAGATCGTAATCTTCAAGCCCTCAAAAGGTGAGAGGTGTCTAGTCCCTCAACCTGGTGAGCGGTGCAACGCGATCAGGCCTTCAAAGGCACCAGGCGCGGGGCAATCATGTTTTCCGGGCGCAGGATGTCGTCGAGCATGGCGTCGTCGAGCAAGCCTTCTTCGCGCACCAGTTCCAGCACCCCGCGACCGCTTTCAAGCGCGATACGCGCAATGCGGGTGGCGTTTTCATAGCCGATGTACGGGTTCAGCGCGGTGACCAGGCCGATGGAGTGTTCCACCAGCTCGCGGCAGCGGGCTTCGTTGGCGGTGATGCCGGTGATGCAGTGTTCGCGCAGCATGTCCATGGCACGTTGCAACAGGCGGATCGAGTCGAAGATCTTGAAAGCGATCAGTGGCTCCATCACGTTCAGTTGCAGTTGGCCGCCTTCGGCAGCCATGGTCAGGGCCAGGTCGTTGCCGATGATCTGGAAAGCCACTTGGTTGACCGCTTCCGGGATCACCGGGTTGACCTTGCCGGGCATGATCGAACTGCCTGGCTGGCGCGCCGGCAGGTTGATTTCGTTGATGCCGGTACGTGGGCCGCTGGACAGCAGGCGCAGGTCGTTGCAGATCTTCGACAGCTTCACCGCGGTCCGCTTGAGCATGCCGGAGAACAGTACAAAGGCGCCCATGTCGGACGTGGCTTCGATCAGGTCGGCGGCCGGCACCAGCGGCTGGCCGCTGATGGTTGCCAGGCGCTGAACGGCCAGGGCCTGGTAACGCGGGTCGGCGTTGATGCCGGTGCCAATGGCGGTGCCGCCGAGGTTGACTTCGGTCAACAGTTCTGGCGCCAGGGTTTTCAGGCGGGCCAAGTCTTCACCCAAGGTGGTGGCGAAGGCGCGGAATTCCTGGCCGAGGGTCATCGGCACAGCGTCTTGCAGTTGCGTACGGCCCATTTTCAGCACGTGGTTGAACTCGAGACCTTTGGCGGCAAACGCCTGGATCAGGCTGTCAAGGCTGGCCAGCAACGCGTCATGGCCCAACAGCAGACCCAGGCGGATCGCGGTCGGGTAGGCGTCGTTGGTCGACTGCGCCATGTTCACGTCGTTGTTGGGGTGCAGGTACTGGTATTCGCCCTTGTTGTGGCCCATGGCCTCCAACGCGATGTTGGCGATGACTTCGTTGGCATTCATGTTGGTCGAAGTGCCAGCGCCGCCTTGAATCATGTCCACCACGAACTCTTCGTGAAAGTCACCGCGGATCAGGCGGGCGCACGCTTCGCTGATGGCGGCGTGCTTGGCTTCACTGAGCTGGCCCAACTCACGGTTGGCTTCAGCGGCAGCCTGCTTGACCATTGCCAGACCGACCACCAATTTCGGGTAATGCGAAATCGGAACGCCGGAGAGACGGAAGTTATTCACCGCTCGCAGGGTCTGGATGCCGTAGTACGCTTGAGCCGGTACTTCGAGTACGCCAAGCAGGTCTTTTTCGGTACGGAATGATGCAGCAGAGGACATGACGGAAATCATCTCATTATGGACCCGGAACTGGCCGGAACGTTGAGAATGCTAGGCTTGCAGAAG is from Pseudomonas mucidolens and encodes:
- a CDS encoding SDR family oxidoreductase; its protein translation is MSLFPLQGHVAIVTGGSSGIGLACVELLLESGAGVAFCGRDPERLRSAEASLRQRFPQARLLAHACNVLDAESVNAFAAASLAALGPAGILINNAGQGRVSTFADTTDSAWTEELNLKFFSVINPVHAFKRQLESQVDAAIVCVNSLLASQPEPHMVATSAARAGVMNLVRSMATEFAPQGIRVNGILIGLVESGQWRRRFEAREERHLDWAQWTAQLAQRKHIPLGRLGLPIEAARAILFLASPLSAYTTGSHIDVSGGLSRHA
- a CDS encoding aldehyde dehydrogenase, producing MTLGQTLPICIAGEWRLGRGARYASRYPATGEAVAWLNAADLQDVEDAIQGAHQAFLHSGWAQRKPHERAGVLYRIAELIRQHSEELAQLQRQDNGKPISETRALVASAAGTFQFFAAACETLEETITPSRGDFVSMSVYEPMGVVAAITPWNSPIASEAQKVAPALAAGNAVVIKPAEITPLLALRLARLCEEAGLPKGLISVLPGKGSLLGDALTRHPLVKRVSFTGGTSTGKHIAHIAADKMMPVSLELGGKSPTIVLEDADLDHAVAGVLYGIFSSSGEACIAGSRLFVARALYEPFMQRLVAAAANLRVGDPADENTQMGPLISAAHRESVERYVALGLAEGGRLRLGGQRPSGGLYDQGYFYPPTILEGLGNHQQVCQEEIFGPVLVAMPFDDETQLLEQANDSLYALAAGIWTRDYKRAWALGRRLQAGTVWINTYKQFSISTPFGGWRDSGLGREKGRLGILQYMEQKSLYWGMNEQPLAWAGVPREVTL
- a CDS encoding IclR family transcriptional regulator: MNDSDLLKDAQDKYIVPGLERGLLLLCEFSRRNRTLTAPELARRLALPRSTIFRLLTTLETMGFVTRSGNEYRLGMSVLRLGFEYLASLELTELGQPLLARLCDRLNYPSNLVVRDGRSIVYVAKVSPPSVFSNAVNVGTRLPAHATVLGRILLEDLSLAELRELYPEEHLEQHSPCTPKTVLELFDLVQADRQRGFISGEGFFESAISTVAAPVRDQSGSIVAALGVTIATTQIGHVNFEELLTQVRRSADELSRLLNYNGGAHSGQPRVTALMRD
- a CDS encoding thiamine pyrophosphate-binding protein, encoding MRNENTVTVGAAITAFLEQCDVKAAFGVISIHNMPILDAFAVRGNIRFVMARGEAGAANMADAYARTTGGLGVCLTSTGTAAGNAAGALVEAQTAGTPLLHITGQIETPYLDQELAYIHEARDQLNMLKAVSKAAFRVRSVETAISTLKLAVQTALTAPTGPVSVEIPIDIQSTFIPMPTDLSPLPIPVAVPAPDALDLVAERLAGAKRPMLWLGGGARHAGAQVKRLLAMGVGVITSTQGRGVVNEDDERCLGAFSQNKQVEQFLQTCDALLIAGSRLRSNETFKYALKLPRNTLRIDANPAIEGRSYASELFICGDAALALEGLADRLEGRLHTDPNFLAELKAVRAQSRRQLVADLGPYSAMVEQLQASTGRNFSWVRDVTLSNSIWGNRLLNLYHPRAGVHALGGGIGQGLAMGIGAAVAAAETAPERKVFALAGDGGFILNLGELATLVQERANLVILLMNDQRYGVIRNIQDAVYGSRHCYVDLHTPDYTKLADALGLRHGLVTDLKDFGRVVDSALSQPGPFLLEVDMLSVGNFATQFAGPPNSETKAQKASA
- a CDS encoding VOC family protein — translated: MSVLGIDEVTYGVEDLDTCVRFFSDWGLKQVSTQPDEVIFETLNGCRVVLADLNKPGLPPAIEAGSTVREVVWGVANAADLALYSERIARDPDFVERDGRIGCTDPNGLAIRLQVTRKRELDIECSGHNTWQTKGRINKAAPIYERATPIEVGHVVFFVKDVNACEAFYHERFGFQASDRYPDRGAFLRTAEEGGHHDLFMLQLPAPRAGLNHVAFTVRDVHEVFGGGMHVSRSGWPTEIGPGRHPVSSAFFWYFKNPAGALVEYYADEDQLTGEWQPRSFEPGPTVFAEWAIAGGIDGHTRRQQHVEAPQGKFLTDKPKP
- a CDS encoding aspartate dehydrogenase, encoding MLHITMIGCGAIGVGVLELLENDPQLCVDYVIASEGSKALVRQRLASFKRPPQVLTALPADARPDFLVECAGHRAIEEHVLPALERGIACLIVSVGALSEVGLVERLEAAAERGHTRIELLPGAIGGIDALSAAKVGGLDSVNYTGRKPAHAWKNTPGEQACNLDTISEATVIFQGSAREAARLYPKNANVAATLSLAGLGLDRTQVTLIADPHSDENVHHFEARGAFGGFELSLRGKPLLANPKTSALTVYSVVRALGNHAHAISI